Proteins encoded within one genomic window of Fragaria vesca subsp. vesca linkage group LG1, FraVesHawaii_1.0, whole genome shotgun sequence:
- the LOC101310457 gene encoding DNA replication complex GINS protein PSF1-like — MYGKKACQLVKEIATSEKGQLTPFSSELFDEVIEECKQHYHELECLIRRMEEQGLNVETAKNEDHYGALIHHLSLVRNKRCLMAYLYNRAEILRTLMWKVGSLIPEEIEEKLSYSEKEYIRKHSASLKKYMASVELDLEVDMVPPKDPYIKVRVLDDLGGDILLSDDKKANFTRHSMHFLKRTDAEQLISQGKMEELKD, encoded by the exons ATTGGTGAAAGAAATCGCAACCAGCGAAAAGGGCCAGCTCACTCCTTTCAGT AGTGAACTATTCGATGAAGTGATTGAAGAATGTAAACAGCACTATCATGAGCTAGAGTGCTTGATAAG GAGAATGGAAGAACAAGGATTAAATGTCGAAACAGCTAAAAATGAGGACCACTATGGAGCACTCATCCACCACCTCTCTTTAGTTCGCAACAAACGCTGCTTAATGGCATATCT GTACAACCGAGCAGAAATATTACGAACTCTGATGTGGAAGGTCGGGTCTCTAATTCCTGAAGAAATCGAAGAGAAACTCAGTTACTCAGAGAAAGAGTACATTAGAAAACATTCAGCATCTCTGAAAAAATATATGGCGAGCGTGGAACTAGATTTGGAAGTG GATATGGTACCACCAAAAGATCCCTACATCAAGGTGAGAGTCCTTGATGACTTGGGTGGAGATATTCTACTCAGTGATGACAAGAAAGCAAATTTTACTCGTCACTCGATGCATTTTCTTAAACGAACTGATGCCGAGCAGCTCATCTCACAG GGCAAGATGGAGGAACTCAAAGACTAA
- the LOC101296617 gene encoding probable glycosyltransferase At5g03795-like yields MKLDKLEESLSKARSSIREAAATSLALKNKINSTSKSVQLVHDQDPDYVPHGRIYRNAQAFHRSYLLMEKLFKIYVYEEGEVPLFHAGPCKSIYSSEGRFIHEMEKGKLYRTKDPDEADVYFIPVSVTNLVEYLYVHGTPDRDPIKRAFIDYIKVIADRHPFWNRSLGADHFMLSCHDWGPVTSSSVPDFFHNSIRVLCNANTSEGFNPSKDASFPEINLLTGEISSLGGPPPSTRTVLAFFAGRLHGHIRYLLLNEWKGKDEDVQVYEVLPKKVSYENKLKSSKFCLCPSGYEVASPRVVEAIYAECVPVLISDAYVPPFSDVLNWRSFSVQIPVQNISDIKNILMGISHRQYLRMQRNVKQVQRHFVVNGPPKRYDVFHMIVHSIWLRRLNIRVHDF; encoded by the exons ATGAAGCTAGATAAGCTTGAAGAAAGTTTGAGCAAAGCAAGGTCTTCCATAAGAGAAGCTGCTGCTACATCACTAGCCCTGAAGAACAAGATCAATTCTACATCAAAATCAGTACAACTAGTGCATGACCAGGACCCTGACTATGTACCTCACGGCCGTATATATCGGAACGCCCAAGCCTTTCATAG GAGCTACCTATTAATGGAGAAGCTGTTCAAGATATACGTATACGAAGAAGGAGAGGTGCCATTGTTTCATGCTGGTCCATGCAAGAGCATATATTCCTCAGAAGGAAGGTTCATCCACGAAATGGAGAAGGGAAAATTGTACAGAACCAAAGACCCAGATGAAGCTGATGTTTACTTCATTCCGGTGAGTGTGACCAATCTGGTGGAGTACCTCTACGTCCATGGCACGCCAGATCGAGATCCGATAAAGCGAGCCTTCATCGACTACATTAAGGTCATTGCTGATAGGCATCCTTTCTGGAATAGAAGTCTTGGTGCTGATCATTTCATGCTTTCATGTCATGACTGG GGGCCAGTCACGTCATCCTCTGTCCCCGATTTTTTCCACAACTCCATTAGGGTTCTTTGCAATGCCAATACTTCAGAAGGATTTAATCCATCAAAAGATGCCTCATTTCCCGAAATTAATCTTCTAACAGGTGAAATCTCAAGTCTAGGTGGTCCGCCTCCATCGACTCGAACTGTCCTTGCATTTTTCGCCGGTCGTCTTCATGGCCACATCCGGTACCTCCTTCTAAACGAATGGAAAGGCAAAGACGAAGATGTCCAAGTCTATGAAGTACTCCCAAAGAAAGTGTCCTATGAAAACAAGTTGAAAAGTAGCAAGTTTTGCTTGTGCCCGAGTGGGTATGAAGTGGCTAGTCCAAGAGTGGTGGAAGCAATCTATGCCGAGTGTGTTCCGGTGTTGATTTCAGATGCCTACGTTCCACCTTTCAGTGATGTTTTGAACTGGAGGTCATTTTCTGTTCAAATTCCTGTGCAGAATATATCGGACATCAAGAACATATTGATGGGGATATCTCATCGGCAGTACCTCAGAATGCAAAGGAATGTGAAACAAGTGCAACGACATTTTGTGGTGAATGGACCTCCTAAGCGATACGATGTTTTCCATATGATTGTTCACTCTATTTGGCTTAGGAGGTTAAATATTCGTGTTCATGATTTTTGA